From one Natrinema saccharevitans genomic stretch:
- a CDS encoding CaiB/BaiF CoA transferase family protein has protein sequence MLALDDITVLSLESGVSAPLCTRMLGDFGAEVIKVERPDVGDVNRHWDSAVYGDSSAHVWVDRNKLSIELDLKSDDGSKIFSELAAEADIVVQNYAPGVVERLGVDYDSVSEINENVIYLNISGYGRTGPYSDRKAYDLVMQGESGAILLNGSPDEPAKIPISICDINAATYGTIATLLSLFHRERTGNGDEIDVTMFGGMLSWMGYFPHKYWHNDELPERMGTRHHLITPYGPYETADDQYVNFAILSEAHWKEFCVDIIDRPALLTDDRFETNEDRIDNRDVLESTIESVIESEPRDHWADLLSESSIPWGDVNELDDVLDHPQTEHLDLVKELETDDGPVPYVDNPISFGDLETTTDRMPDLGEHTNDILEAIGYTSEQIDELHAKDVV, from the coding sequence ATGCTCGCGTTAGATGATATCACCGTTCTCAGCCTCGAGAGCGGCGTGAGTGCGCCGCTGTGTACCCGGATGCTCGGCGATTTCGGCGCCGAAGTGATCAAGGTCGAACGTCCCGACGTCGGCGACGTCAACCGACACTGGGACTCGGCCGTCTACGGGGACTCGTCGGCCCACGTCTGGGTCGACCGAAACAAGCTCAGCATCGAGTTGGATCTCAAGTCCGACGACGGATCGAAGATATTCTCCGAACTCGCCGCCGAAGCGGACATCGTCGTCCAAAACTACGCGCCGGGCGTCGTCGAGCGGCTCGGGGTCGATTACGACTCCGTCTCGGAGATCAACGAGAATGTGATCTATCTGAACATCTCCGGATACGGTCGAACCGGCCCGTACAGCGACAGAAAAGCGTACGATCTCGTCATGCAGGGCGAATCCGGCGCGATTCTCCTGAACGGGTCGCCCGACGAACCGGCGAAAATCCCGATCAGTATCTGCGATATCAACGCCGCGACCTACGGGACGATCGCCACGCTGCTTTCGCTGTTCCATCGCGAACGGACGGGCAACGGCGACGAAATCGACGTCACGATGTTCGGGGGCATGCTCTCCTGGATGGGCTATTTCCCACACAAGTACTGGCACAACGACGAACTCCCCGAGCGAATGGGGACGCGTCATCACCTGATCACACCGTACGGCCCGTACGAAACGGCCGACGACCAGTACGTCAATTTCGCAATCCTCAGCGAGGCCCACTGGAAGGAGTTCTGCGTCGATATCATCGACCGTCCCGCCCTCCTCACGGATGACCGCTTCGAGACGAACGAGGACAGGATCGACAACAGGGACGTACTCGAGTCCACGATCGAATCGGTCATCGAAAGCGAGCCCCGTGATCACTGGGCCGATCTCCTCTCCGAAAGCAGCATTCCGTGGGGCGACGTCAACGAACTCGACGACGTACTCGATCACCCCCAGACGGAACACCTCGACCTCGTGAAAGAACTCGAAACCGACGACGGTCCCGTCCCGTACGTCGACAACCCGATCTCGTTCGGCGACCTCGAGACGACAACCGATCGGATGCCGGACCTCGGCGAACACACGAACGACATCCTCGAGGCGATCGGGTACACCAGCGAGCAGATAGACGAGTTGCACGCGAAAGACGTCGTGTAG
- the lpdA gene encoding dihydrolipoyl dehydrogenase, producing the protein MVATDVLVIGGGPGGYSAAIRAAQRDCHVTLVDRDGIGGTCLNNGCIPSKALLTASNLVTEFESASRMGIYAEPFVEVGEMISWKNEVVDQLTGGVETLCKANGVTLREGTARFMGDHTAEITSGDGSPTELEFENAIVATGSRPMELPEFPFDADPILNSRQALALETAPRSLVVVGAGYIGTELATVFAKLGTDVTVIEMEDDVLPGYESDLTRPVKERAESVGVDFRFGQVAADWTRADDGTVTLSTDGTNGNSLEMTAEKFLVAIGREPVSDTLDLESVGVAPTDGGFLETDDRMRTSRDHVFAVGDVAGEPMLAHEAIAEGLVAAEVASGGDAALRDAAIPTAVFVDPEIATVGLTEAEARDAGHSPVVGEFSFDASGRALTLSETDGFVRVVAGEDGGRLLGAQIAGPEASELIGELGLAVETGLTLEDVAGTVHMHPTLSEAVMEACENALGRAIHTLNR; encoded by the coding sequence ATGGTAGCGACTGACGTTCTCGTGATAGGCGGTGGACCGGGCGGCTACAGCGCTGCGATTCGCGCCGCTCAACGCGACTGCCACGTCACGCTCGTCGACCGCGACGGGATCGGCGGGACCTGTCTCAACAACGGCTGTATCCCCTCGAAGGCGCTGCTGACCGCATCGAACCTCGTCACCGAATTCGAGTCGGCCTCTCGGATGGGGATCTACGCCGAGCCGTTCGTCGAGGTCGGCGAGATGATCAGCTGGAAAAACGAGGTCGTCGACCAGCTCACGGGCGGCGTCGAAACGCTCTGTAAGGCGAACGGCGTTACCCTGCGAGAGGGAACGGCGCGTTTTATGGGCGACCACACCGCCGAAATCACCTCGGGGGACGGGTCCCCCACCGAACTCGAGTTCGAAAACGCGATCGTCGCGACCGGGAGTCGACCGATGGAACTCCCGGAATTCCCGTTCGACGCCGATCCGATTCTGAACTCCCGGCAGGCGCTGGCGCTCGAGACGGCGCCGCGTTCGCTGGTCGTCGTCGGGGCGGGCTACATCGGGACGGAACTCGCGACGGTGTTCGCGAAGCTCGGGACGGACGTGACGGTCATCGAGATGGAAGACGACGTGTTACCGGGGTACGAATCGGATCTCACTCGGCCCGTCAAGGAGCGGGCCGAGTCGGTGGGCGTCGACTTCCGGTTCGGTCAGGTCGCGGCCGACTGGACTCGAGCGGACGACGGGACCGTCACCCTCTCGACTGACGGGACGAACGGGAACAGTCTCGAAATGACCGCCGAGAAGTTCCTCGTCGCGATCGGTCGGGAGCCAGTCTCCGATACGCTCGACCTCGAGTCGGTCGGCGTGGCGCCGACCGATGGCGGGTTCCTCGAGACCGACGATCGGATGCGGACGAGTCGCGATCACGTCTTCGCGGTCGGTGACGTGGCCGGCGAACCGATGCTCGCACACGAGGCGATCGCCGAAGGACTCGTCGCCGCGGAGGTCGCGTCGGGCGGCGACGCCGCGCTTCGCGACGCCGCGATCCCGACGGCGGTGTTCGTGGATCCGGAAATCGCGACCGTCGGACTGACGGAAGCGGAAGCGCGCGACGCCGGCCACTCACCGGTCGTCGGTGAGTTCTCGTTCGACGCCAGCGGCCGAGCGCTCACGCTGTCGGAGACGGACGGGTTCGTCCGCGTCGTCGCCGGAGAGGACGGCGGCCGACTCCTCGGCGCACAGATCGCGGGTCCGGAGGCGTCCGAGTTGATCGGCGAACTCGGACTGGCGGTCGAGACGGGACTGACGCTCGAGGACGTCGCCGGCACCGTCCACATGCACCCGACGCTCTCGGAGGCGGTCATGGAGGCCTGCGAGAACGCGCTCGGACGGGCGATACACACGCTGAACCGGTGA
- a CDS encoding zinc-binding dehydrogenase, translated as MDDRLEGSVFDEFDAATDHVHAVWECDKPVIAAVDGYCLAGGSDLAMASDLVIATEESSFGYPGLRMAGVPPTLVYPFVTNLHEATELLLSGKVVDAQRAAELGMVNRVVPRNRLTETVFAEVEEIRKMPGANVDDVRVGDRITLNMVTACHDCRYCADGKYHLCEQGDGGVVASRGFADRIVVPSSMAVPVPDEVSLRHAALAEPLGVSLRGVRRSGLEPTDRVAVFGAGPIGLGVVAGAAAAGAREIYVSEPRAARREAAAALGADVVIDPTAVDAVEEIQRDTDRVDVSFECAGTAATLTDALRSTAYGERVVVLSVFEEEVPIHPNDVMQAERELVGSFGFQGGPLASRSEFATALDYVADGRIDPEPMISGTVSLEETESAFEQLRDPDSDRIKVLVEP; from the coding sequence GTGGACGACCGGCTCGAGGGTTCCGTTTTCGACGAGTTCGACGCCGCGACCGATCACGTCCACGCAGTCTGGGAGTGTGATAAACCGGTGATCGCGGCGGTCGACGGCTACTGTCTCGCCGGCGGAAGCGATCTGGCGATGGCGTCCGACCTCGTGATCGCGACCGAGGAATCGTCGTTCGGCTACCCGGGATTGCGGATGGCCGGGGTCCCGCCGACGCTGGTCTACCCCTTCGTCACGAACCTCCACGAGGCGACGGAACTGCTGCTCTCCGGCAAGGTTGTCGACGCGCAGCGAGCGGCGGAGTTGGGAATGGTCAATCGCGTCGTTCCGCGGAACCGACTCACGGAGACGGTCTTCGCGGAGGTCGAGGAGATCCGGAAGATGCCGGGCGCGAACGTCGACGACGTTCGCGTCGGCGATCGGATCACGTTGAATATGGTCACTGCCTGCCACGACTGCCGCTACTGTGCGGACGGCAAGTACCACCTCTGCGAGCAGGGGGACGGCGGCGTCGTCGCCAGCCGGGGATTCGCGGATCGGATCGTTGTCCCGTCTTCGATGGCGGTTCCCGTTCCGGACGAGGTGTCGCTTCGCCACGCTGCGCTCGCGGAACCCCTCGGCGTCTCGCTTCGAGGCGTTCGCCGATCGGGCCTTGAGCCGACCGATCGCGTCGCGGTGTTCGGCGCCGGTCCGATCGGTCTCGGCGTCGTCGCCGGCGCTGCCGCGGCCGGTGCCCGTGAGATCTACGTCAGCGAACCGCGAGCGGCCCGTCGAGAGGCCGCGGCGGCGCTCGGAGCCGACGTCGTCATCGACCCGACTGCCGTCGACGCCGTCGAGGAGATTCAACGGGACACTGACCGCGTGGACGTCTCGTTCGAGTGTGCCGGAACGGCCGCGACGCTCACGGACGCGCTCCGGAGTACCGCGTACGGGGAACGGGTCGTCGTCCTCAGCGTTTTCGAGGAGGAGGTCCCGATCCACCCCAACGACGTCATGCAGGCGGAGCGGGAACTCGTCGGCTCGTTCGGGTTCCAGGGCGGCCCGCTCGCCTCGCGGTCGGAGTTCGCGACCGCGCTGGACTACGTGGCCGACGGGCGCATCGATCCCGAACCGATGATCTCCGGAACCGTTTCGCTCGAGGAGACCGAATCGGCGTTCGAGCAGCTTCGCGATCCCGACAGCGATCGTATCAAAGTACTCGTCGAGCCCTGA
- a CDS encoding zinc-binding dehydrogenase, producing the protein MIGRGVELVENGTLEPVVHERYSLAEADRAFADMADRNAVGKLVVEP; encoded by the coding sequence GTGATCGGTCGCGGCGTCGAACTCGTCGAAAACGGAACCCTCGAGCCGGTCGTCCACGAGCGATACTCGCTCGCGGAAGCCGATCGGGCGTTCGCCGACATGGCGGATCGCAACGCAGTCGGGAAGCTCGTCGTGGAGCCCTGA